gaactagtaaaggtctgaggtaggatttgaattcacttCATTGTGCCACTTAACTGAGATACTTCACTTTTCAGGACCTCAATTCtttaaatgtaaaacaaaagGCTTGGCCTCTAAGAGTCTATGAGTCTTGAGTAGGGGTGGAGGTGGGCAAGAAAAAGTTAGGTTAGGTCCCTAACTGAGGGACCTAACTAGCTGAGCCTCATCAGGTTCTGGGATTGCCGAGTTCATCTTCTCTTGAGCTTCACAATGACTAGTTTGGTCACTCCAATTGCAGGGTCACTATGGCTCAAAAGGCAAACTGAGACTGAAGCAGGTCACACCATGACCCTGGAGTTAGAGGCAGAGCAAGCTGTGTGACTGGGATAGAATTCCATGGGAGCTCCTGGAGTTGTAGTCTAGTAGGCATCTGGGACCCCTTCTCCTGTCAGGGGAATTCATAAGGTTGAAGTCATCTATGCCAATGGGTTTTTGAGAGAAGACTAGGGAAATTCCACAGTGATTCTTCGAGTCCTGGGCAGTGTCCTCCATCCCCAAGTGCTGATGTCAGAAGGACTACcagtttagagatggaaggggcttcagaggtcatctaatccaaccctctcatttaacAAAAGAAGTAACTCACcaagacagaggtgaagtgacttctcAGGAGATTcatttggagctggaaaggatctttgaggacatcaagtccaacctcattttacagagaaagaagctGAGGATGAGGGAGGTTAAAGATGTGCCCAAGAAGTCCCAGGTCTTCTGTTGGCCCGACCTCTCTGTTTCCTGAATAGCTTTTGGGCCCTCCTGATTGTCCCCTGGCTCAGGAGACCTAATCTTAGGTAGTTATAGAATCAGGAAAAAGACTTCCCTTGAGACCTGGGCATCTACTTTTCCTATTCACAGCAAAACTTTAAGGATCTGTGATTGGTCGGTATGGGGGATGCCATCCATTAACActtgtcccttcctctctgtATGATGGATTTCATGAGCTGCTGAGGCTGAAAAATTCATCCCTTGGTGGTTAATCTTCTGATAGTGGTCATCTCCATGGATAGCCAGGCTGTCTGAGCAGTCATTAGTGAGGagatgcacatacacacatgtaatataaatatgtatacatagtatatatatgtgtgtgtgtgtattgtatatatgtatgtgtgtatatctgtctgtccatctgtccatataggcatccatccatccatccatccatccatccatccatccatccatctatctatctatctatctatctatctatctatctatctatctatctatctatctatctatctatctgtctttctatctctttcttcctctctacctCTGTACGCATATaccctacctacctacctacctacctacctacctacctacctatgtaTCTATATTTCATTCATCAATcaatctgtctgcctgtctgcctgtctgtctgtctatctatctatctatctatctatctatctatctatctatctatctatctatctatctatctatctatccatctgtccgtctatctatctatctatctatctatctatctatctatctatctatctatctatctgtctgtctgtctgtctgtctgtctgtctgtctgtctgtctgtctatctatccgtCCACCTGtccgtctgtctatctatctaactgtctgtctgtctatctatctatctatctatctatctatctatctatctatctatctgtccgtccatccatccatctagccaTCCATCCATCACATTCATCCATCACattcatccatccaaccatccatctagccatccatccatccctccatctatctatctatctatctatctatctatctatctatctatctatctatctatctgtctgtctgtctgtctgtctgtctgtctgtctgtctatctatctatccgtccaCCTGTCCGTctgtctatctagctatctatctgtctgtctatctatctatctatctatctatctatctatctatctatctatctatctatctataccaGACACTGGGACTATTCCCAGCATCCTGCCAGGACCTGCCTAGACTCTCTGTatatctgtatgtgtgtatatatgtgtgtgtgtgtgtgtaataccAGAAAAAAATCTATCTAATCTCtctacatccatccatccatccatccatccatccatccatccatccatccatccatccatccatctgtctgtctatctagagCAGACCTTGGGTCTGTTCCCAACATCCTGGCAAGATCTGCCTTTACTTGGGATTTGAGCTCTTGGACCCTGGCAGTAGGACATGAGATCACAGACCTAGCTCAGGagtccttttttctttgaaactgttaccttctgccttagaatagatactgagTATTgctttcaaagcagaagagcgggCAGAGCTACGCAGTTGGAATTAAGTGGTTTGTCTGGGTggcacagctagaaaatgtctgaggtcagatttgaatctaggacctcctgtctctagacctgcctccctattcactgagccacccagctgcccctgggagtTCGTAACCTTGTGTCCCAGACCTCTTTGGCAGCAGCCTGGGGAAGGCTTCGGACcatttctcagaatcatgttttaaatGATTCAAGGGCATGTTTGATTTCAGTTCGAGGCTAGTGAAGACACTGacatcatccccccccccccccccattaaaagCCCTTCTTGCCCTGAAATATATCTGCAGACCCTGCTTTGAagtgggaagggacctcagagactatcTTGTTCAAACTCCTcactttacacatgaagaaactggggcGGGCCTTTgcacagtaagtgtcagagatgggatttgagtcTTTGGGCTTCACATTCAGTGCCCTTTCTAGAGCTTAGCACattcctggcacacagaaggtgctTATTAAAGCACTTTTGCCTGATTCCACCAAAGAATTCTGTTCCTTCTCCTCAAATAgctgaataaataataataagagctagcatttatatagtgctttaagatttgtgaagcgcttatacaaatattatttcattttatcctcaaaacaaccccaTAAAGTAAGGGCCATTATtggctccattttacagattaggaaattgaggcaggacTGGCTCAAGTCATAGCCattgagtatctgaggctggatttgaactcaggttttcttgactccaggccagccCTGTATCACATAGTTAAATGCTTGAATCGAATTGAAAACCCTCTGTCAGTTACCTCTATACCCGATGAGGTTTCAATAGGACTTTAGTGGAATCAATATTCATTCCTTtttaatcaaaaaagaaattagaagcaCTTCCATCTTCCTAGAAGAGCTTGGTCCCTTGTGGGGAGGCTGAGGGCTGATGACCTGGTCCTCTAATGGAATGTTACAACCATTTATAGAAAGGAAAGGGCCCTATGAGGCCAGGGGGCTCACACCTCTCCATCTTCTCTGGCCACTGAACTATCCTGATTGTCTTGCCCTCTGATCTGAGGTTTATCTGTCTTCCAGTAAGAGCAAACCCCCACAAAAACAATAGGCATAAGGAGCCAAGCAAAAACCATTATGAACCAGATCAGGGAAGCCAGTTTATGATGGACTATTTTGAACCTGGGGGAAGGACCGCTGTCCAGGCTGCCACCCTGACCATGGAATTGACATGTGGGTGGCTCATAGCCATAATTGCAGTGACAATTCTTGAGATTGTTGCAAATGCCCTTCCCGTGGCATTTGTCCAGGCTGCAGTTATCGCGGGAAACGACCTCAATATCCAGGCATGACTGGTTGATACAGATCTTCTTGTGGCCACAAGAGGTGCCCTCTTGTACCAACCCACCATTGGGCATGTCCAAGGCATTGTAGAGGTCAACTCCCCAGCACCATGTGTCTTCCATGAGTAACTGGAAGAAAGCATAGTGGTTCTTTATGTGGGGAAGTGTTTGAATATTCTCACAATACAGTTTTCCACACATGATATCCTGGGGTTGGCATTGACTGAAGACCTGGACTGGCCCATGCCACTTGATGCCACAATTCCCATACCGGTTCCCCTGGGTGTTCATGTGATAGCAGCGGTTTGAAGCAGGTCTAGAATCTTTCCCAAATAATTCAATGCACTGTTTCTCCAGACTTCCACACCGTCCTTGGTAGCAGTAACTTTGGTCCCGGCATGGGAAGCCATCTTGCTTGTAGGTATCAGGCTGGCACCACCTGGAGGTGCCATTACAGTATTCGGGGAGGTCACATTCATCCACTTTGGGACGACAGGGTGTGGTTGCTTCTGCAAATCTACAATTTTGGCAGCAGGGTCCAAATGCACATTCTGAGCCCTCCCTCAGCTGGCATGAGGGCAGGCAGCACTGGTCCTTTAGGCACTCTTGGGCACTGCCACAGTCACATTGCTCCCCATCCTCCACAATCTTGTTCCCACAATACTGCCTGCCAAAGGGACTCTTGGACTTGGGCTTGTTGTACAGACAAGTCCCTTGGCTACTGCCCAGCATCTTGTAAAAGTCTTTCAAGCTACAGTTGCTGAAGGTCCCCTTCAAAGTGATCAACTCATGCATGGAACAGAAGTGTGAATCAGGGCACGTGCAGTCTGGGTGATCATGTTTCATCCCCAAGTTGTGGCCTAGCTCATGGGCCAGGAGGGCTGCAAACCGAGGAATATCTTCTTGATGGAAGACCTCCACACCTGCCAGGTTCCTGGAGGCACAAACGGTCCCAACAAATGCATGGCCTTGGTGGCTGCCAACATCCTGCCCAGTGATCAGGTGAGCAACGCTGTATGTAGCCCTTTTGGGGAGTTCTGAAGCTTGCCATTGGTTGAAGTCATAGAGTGTTTCCTGAAGGTCCTGGGAGATATGGACTAGGTTCCTCTCAGACCAGATCTCCACTCCAGCCAGCACTACTTCAAGGTTGATCTGCTTCATGTGGTGATTGACCAGGGCAAGGACGTCTATGAGGGTCTGAGTAGTCGTGGTCACATTCTTGTCCCACATCTGGAACCGGATATTGTCCACCACTATAAAGATCTCCAGGTACTTGGGATATGACCAGGCATGGGTGAAGTGTGCTGAGGAGAATTCCATTAGGCTGAAGCTTTCTGGTTTTGCCCAGAACTTTTGGCTTTCCCTATTCTTGACACCACAGGTATCGCCCGATACCCTAGACAAGCGGTATAAAGCATGTTCAAATTTTCTGGAGGACTTGACTGGCAGGATACTAAAGGCATTCATCTCAATGATCAGGATTCCCTTGAGCCCTGAGCAGGTGCTGATAGATGCAAAGGACCCACGGTCACCTATGAAGTACCCATCATAATAGCAATTACCTTGGACAGAAGATATGTCTAGGCTTGGGATCCCATTGGAGTAGGTGTAGACAGGGAAATTCTGGACAAATAGCCCTTCTTTCTGCTTCAGGCTCATGACATGCCACCTCCCTTTCATAAAGAATGAGTATTGTATCTTCTCTGGATGGTTTTCTCTCTTCCAATTTGCCAGTCTCCTGGGGATGATGATTTCATAGACAGAGAAATACACTgatttctgaatgaatgaatacgtGCCTGGAAGAAAGACTTGCACCAACAACAAAAAGACCCCCAACTTGACACGGGAGTGACTGAGCCCAAACCTCAAGCTTACCATCTGGGGAGCCCTGAATAGaaactcttcttcctcttcaaccATGGCTCCTTGACTCCCCAGGAGGGAGCATAACTGTAGACACAGCCACAGACATGACCAGAGAGAAGCAGTTGAAAATGGGCCTGTGCCCCTAATCTCTTGACTCAGCACCTGGGTGACATGGTCCTATCCCATCCTCAAATCTCTATAAGCTGCCTGCAGTGTAGTTGACCCCAGAGCACCCCCAGAATCTCAGGTGCCCTTCTAACCACTTTCCCTTCCTAGAACCCTCAGGCAGGGTCTGATTTTGTGTTATCCCTATGACAACAGCAGCCTCAGGGCTCCTTGTGTCTCTTTGTCCTTCTGAATGAGCTCTTTCTGTCCTTATAGTGGGTGTCCTACCACGGTACCCAAGCCTTAGATTAGACACAGTGTCAAGATAAAAatgcttctcccttcctccctgagaACCATGGaaaccccctcccccaccacctgGCCATCCGTTGCTCTGCTTACTTTGAATCCAAGAGTTCCAGAGCTATGGTTCAGAGGTGAGTGGGGACCCAGGGCTTGGCTCTTTCCCATTCCAGGCTCTGTTCCATTGGGTATCTCTGGTACATAGCCTCCTCTCTGGGACCTTGATGGACTTATCATGTTGGATCCTGTATAAATCAGAGCAGCTTGGTCAAATGCCTGCTCGCAAGGGACCAAGTTCTGCCACCAAGATGGCGTCCAAAGCAAGGAACCAACTGCCTctacctcttccccccccccccccatccaatgAATTTCTCCCACCATCTAAGTAATGGAACCTGCCCCCTAGGCCACAGTGGCCCCTTCACAGTTaaatagattgagagctggaaagaaccttggagACCATCCTGTCtaatcacctcattttatagatggggaagctaagggtcacataggtagtaagtactGATGGGATCATAGCTCCTGAGCTGAAAGGGGCCTCACTCGGGGCCATCAactctaaccccctcattttgcagagaagCAAACTGAGGACCCAGAAGGTTGGGAAGATTTGTCCAAATAGCAGCTAGCAGAATGGCCTTTCTTCTACCCCTTGGAGGTGAGGGGATGAAGTGAAACCACTTCAGACATTGCCTATCCTACCTGACAAAATGGCACCCATCATAAGGTTGATGCTCCAGGTAGCACTAGATAGATACACTAGGGTAGGAAGGAGTATAGGAAGTCCCTTCAGGGGGCCTCAGGTCGAAAGAACACAGGACAGGGTCAGGAAAGAGACCAGACAGAAATTTGTTATCATCACCATTAATGATCAAAGACATACCTACCAACACCTAGTACTTGGGAATCCTGCTGGATTTGGTTGTTGAATCCTATCTGACTCTATCaccctacttggggttttcttgccaaagaccctatagtgttttgccattttcttttccatctcatttgacagatgaggaaactggagtgactcgcctagggtcacccatctaggaagtatctgaggctctttttgaacccaggatgatgggtttcccaactccaggctcaaTGCTCACTTCGCTACTCTATGTATTCTGAGGAGAAACCCAAGCCTAGCAGTGAATTTACAATGAATCCTATAAGCAAGGGAGTGAACCCAAGCATCAGCCAGGCCACATTCCATTCTGCAATGATCCCTCCCAGGTAGTAGAGAGAGAAATGTGCTCCTGGTGTTGGAAGGGAAATAGCTGTTCCTTGCATTTCTGTCCTTGCTAAATCCCTTTGTAAAAGCAATGTTTATGttacttttttaaattgatgGAGGGAGGTGCTAATTTCTGGATCAATCAATGTTATGAGAGTTACTAACTCTTAACTGTTGGTTGATGCTGGAGAGAACATTTCAGAATGGGGGTTTGACCCAATTATAATGGAAAATAATCCAATAAtcctaataatgaaaaaatcttaccctgattttttttattcaaagaatagctattttaataaaaaaagtcATCTATTTAAGGATTAATAAAAGACATAAATTATCATTTGTATAGCTtagaagttttcattttcatttccctgAAGGGGAGAAGTAGTCATTCCTCTGGGAGTGGATATTGGGTTAAGATTCTACCATGATCTCTTTATACTACACTTGTATCAAAGACAAACAGCTTTGTTTTTGTTACAAGATAAACAGTTAAACAAAATAAGTGACATACTCTATAATTCACCGCATCACCTCCATGCTCATCCATACATGCTTTTCAAGAGAGAAATGTATTTTATGATCTGTCCTCAAAAATCCAAAACTGGTCATTGTAATTAATTTAGTTCAGCTATCtcagtagtttgtttttttttttaatttgcattcttgtCACCATTCTACACAATGTTCTTTTGTTTTCTgtcatttgcatcagttcatacaggccttcttctgcttctctgaattcttcatagttGTCAACTCTGACAAAACAataatcataagatcatagatttagaactaggaggGATCTTAGAGTTCAGctagtccagccccctcattttaattattttaattatttattgatgaagtaaacccagattctctgactttaaatccagtgtTTTCCCCCTTTGTTCCTgatttacatgataatacatgtattatcagacaaaacatttccatatgattcattttcCCAAGCGAGTGTATATGCCCATCAActctgttcagtcattccctagttgatgggcaGATACACTCACTTGGAAAAATGAGTCATATGGAAATGTTTgtctgataatacatgtataacccagatagaattgcctgccagcacccagagtgggaaggaaatggaaggaggGATATAAATACAATCATATAAACtaggaaaacttgtatggaaatttgttattacatgtaattggtaaaaaaaatttttttaattcatttcttaaaaatttgagttccaaattctttccctccatctctcccctccGCCTTTCTTGAAAagacaagcaatttaatataCATGTATTGCAATGTGAAACATTTCCATAGAAGCCATGTTGCAGAAAATAaagaccctcccccccccaaaacaaacccaggaaaaataaagtaaaaaaaaaaaggatactttgatctgcaatcagacttcATCAATagtttttctctggagatagatggcatttttcatcagaagtccttcaggattgttttggatctttgtattgctgagaatagctgagtcattcacagttgatcatcctacaatattgctgttactgtgcacaatgttctcctggttctgcttgcttcactttgcatcaattcacataaatccaggtttttctgaacacctcctgctcatcatttcttatagcattataccttccatcttggaatcaataccatgtattgattctaagacagaagtgtggtaagggctagggagtggggttaagtgacttgcccaaggtcacaagctgggaagtatctgaggccagatttgaacccaggacctcctgtctctaggtttggctctcaatgtactgagctacccagctgccccctcacctcTAACTTTTTGATGGGTACAGATATGCATTTCCCAGTTTGCTTCTGATAAGTATCctttatattttagatatcaAATCATCCCCGGGAACGGGCAATCCACCTTCCTTTGCCTTCAAGGCAAAGCACATCCTCTCACCACCCCATTTGTGGTCAGGTAGTCCCTGTTGTcaaaaaggtaaaagaatgcTAAATCTCATCTCTTCTAGAAGGCAGATTTGCCTGTACCCACCTCCCAATCATTCAACTTGCATTTaacttaataaatttctctgttgttttttttttaaacccttaccttctgtcttagaatcaatactatgttttggttccaaagcagaagagtggtagggactaggcaatgggggttaagtgacttgcccagggtcccacagccaggacatgtctgaggccagatttgaatccaggacctcccatctctggccctggctctcaatccactgagccacccagcagcccccaaATTTCTCTGTTTTCAAAGATAATCATTGGAGCctaccatttttaaaatttaattgatttagaatatttttccatgattccatgattcatattctttccttcccctccccctaccctctTCTCATAGCCACTGGGTTTTGCAcgtgttgttgatcaagacccatttccatattattaatatttgcaccagggtgattatttagtctacatccccaatcatatccccattaacccatgtgaccagtcatatgattttcttctatgtttacgctcccacagttttttttcaggatttggatagcatctttctcataagtccctcagaattgtcctggatcattgcattgctgctagtagagaagtccgttacattagattgtgccacagtgtatcagtctctgtgtacaatgttctcctggttctgcttctttcactctgaaaATTCTGTAGCAATTcccagaggttgttccagttcacatggaatccctccagttcattattccttttagcacatcaccaacagataccacaatttgttcagccattccccaacttgAAAGACTgcgattggttcccataaagtgggggagtgaAAGAAAGTGacattgagaa
This sequence is a window from Monodelphis domestica isolate mMonDom1 chromosome 3, mMonDom1.pri, whole genome shotgun sequence. Protein-coding genes within it:
- the LOC100029310 gene encoding disintegrin and metalloproteinase domain-containing protein 1a-like — its product is MKGRWHVMSLKQKEGLFVQNFPVYTYSNGIPSLDISSVQGNCYYDGYFIGDRGSFASISTCSGLKGILIIEMNAFSILPVKSSRKFEHALYRLSRVSGDTCGVKNRESQKFWAKPESFSLMEFSSAHFTHAWSYPKYLEIFIVVDNIRFQMWDKNVTTTTQTLIDVLALVNHHMKQINLEVVLAGVEIWSERNLVHISQDLQETLYDFNQWQASELPKRATYSVAHLITGQDVGSHQGHAFVGTVCASRNLAGVEVFHQEDIPRFAALLAHELGHNLGMKHDHPDCTCPDSHFCSMHELITLKGTFSNCSLKDFYKMLGSSQGTCLYNKPKSKSPFGRQYCGNKIVEDGEQCDCGSAQECLKDQCCLPSCQLREGSECAFGPCCQNCRFAEATTPCRPKVDECDLPEYCNGTSRWCQPDTYKQDGFPCRDQSYCYQGRCGSLEKQCIELFGKDSRPASNRCYHMNTQGNRYGNCGIKWHGPVQVFSQCQPQDIMCGKLYCENIQTLPHIKNHYAFFQLLMEDTWCWGVDLYNALDMPNGGLVQEGTSCGHKKICINQSCLDIEVVSRDNCSLDKCHGKGICNNLKNCHCNYGYEPPTCQFHGQGGSLDSGPSPRFKIVHHKLASLIWFIMVFAWLLMPIVFVGVCSYWKTDKPQIRGQDNQDSSVAREDGEV